Below is a window of Stygiolobus azoricus DNA.
CAATTATAATACCCAAGGAATTAGCAAGTTTAACTAATTCCTCACCCTCTGACGTTAAACCATAATCCTTCTTAGACATACAAGAGGAGGCAAATTTATTATCATAATTCCAAGTTAAACCTAAACTGTAAATATGAAGCTCCTTTAATATGTAAATATCAGTGTAATCTCTTAATACATCAGCACCCTCTAGGGATAGTAAAAGTTTCACTTCTTTACTAGATAAATCATTCTTATCCCTAATAACTTTAGCGAAACCTCTTCTGTCCAGATAATAATAAAATTTAACCTGATCAATAAATAAGTCAAAGGAGAAATATGTACTATGAGTAGGAGTACCGTAAAGTGAAGTCAAAGACTCGCTTCTCTCATCTAAAGTTTCAACATGAGGAAAAATAGAAGCAAAAACTAATGAGTCAAATTCCTTAAGCATTTTAATGCTTGACTGAACATTACCATTTATTACATCAACCTTCATCTGATTTGAATAAGCTAAATCCTCATGAAGATCTACTAATTTCACCACTACCACCAATGAATCTACTAAAAAAAAAAAAAATTTAAAAGCAACAAGCCCTGAGCCGGAAAACTACAAACCAAAGTCCACATTAGACAACGATATATCTCGCTATTACCCTAGAAGAACGTAAAGCATAACTAAATAACTTAGAACAAATTTTACTCTGATAGTGACTCCAAACTCAAATGAAATAAGACAAGTCCTTCGCTATAAGTGTAACCTTACATAAATGTATTTAAGGGCGAAATGGTTAAGACACCAAAGCTAAGCGAGGAAGAAGCAGAGACCCTTAAGAGGACAGAAAGACTTGGAAAAGAAGAGATTTGCCCTGCG
It encodes the following:
- a CDS encoding dipeptidase; this translates as MKLVDLHEDLAYSNQMKVDVINGNVQSSIKMLKEFDSLVFASIFPHVETLDERSESLTSLYGTPTHSTYFSFDLFIDQVKFYYYLDRRGFAKVIRDKNDLSSKEVKLLLSLEGADVLRDYTDIYILKELHIYSLGLTWNYDNKFASSCMSKKDYGLTSEGEELVKLANSLGIIIDLAHAGKRTVIDVCNLSKKPVIVSHANVKRLKDHKRNLDDEEIEAIVKTNGVIGITAIVSTLGKGDINSIIDNIKYIGESYGWEHVAIGTDFLGISEVPRGFENILKVKDLAKAIEGHEEEVLWKNAYRVIMDNLGT